Proteins co-encoded in one Neovison vison isolate M4711 chromosome 9, ASM_NN_V1, whole genome shotgun sequence genomic window:
- the CDKN2B gene encoding cyclin-dependent kinase 4 inhibitor B, with amino-acid sequence MREEDKGMLGGGGDDAGLASASAKGQVETVRQLLEAGADPNGVNRFGRRPIQVMMMGSTRVAELLLLYGAEPNCADPVTLTRPVHDAAREGFLDTLVVLHRAGAQLDVRDAWGRLPVDLAEERGHRAVARYLRAAAGD; translated from the exons ATGCGCGAGGAAGACAAGGGCATGCTGGGTGGTGGCGGCGACGACGCGGGCCTGGCCAGCGCCTCCGCCAAGGGGCAAGTGGAGACCGTGCGGCAGCTCCTGGAAGCCGGTGCGGATCCCAACGGAGTCAACCGCTTCGGGAGGCGGCCGATCCAG gtCATGATGATGGGCAGCACCCGCGTGGCCGAGCTGCTGCTGCTCTACGGCGCGGAGCCCAACTGCGCGGACCCCGTCACTCTCACCCGACCTGTGCACGACGCGGCCcgggagggcttcctggacacGCTCGTGGTACTGCACCGAGCCGGGGCGCAGCTGGACGTGCGCGACGCCTGGGGCCGCCTGCCCGTGGACCTGGCTGAGGAGCGGGGCCACCGCGCTGTCGCCCGGTACCTGCGCGCAGCTGCAGGAGACTGA